A single region of the Arthrobacter sp. zg-Y20 genome encodes:
- a CDS encoding glycosyltransferase, with product MSKGTLDELGGQVPQNGQAPRNGPAPQDEHAPAGNGVPLRVLQRVVLPLDNELETLPLYIDRDTGPGAPAVAAGNSEQAGTGGGFRPDDILSRSSARVRPGLRVSFGSYFNGFPGGYWRRWTTVETVLLRVRTTGSGSVMVYRSTALGSAQRVAVRKVSANGEAIFRLPLAAFGDGGWYWFDLLSGSGGMTLASADWCTENAAPARKATLGITTFNRPDYCLATMSAIAGDPGIRPILHELVVVDQGSRKVQDEAGYEAVAASLGQQLRVVNQDNLGGSGGFARIMSETVRSPESAYALLLDDDIVLEPEGVLRAVAFADLCRSPAIIGGHMFDMYNKSVLNAFAEMVNPYRFFWGPEKGLAAHDFAVSGLRSSSALHRRWDADYNGWWMCLIPSEVIRAAGLPLPVFIKWDDAEYSLRARDLGFPTVSLPGAAVWHVPWADKDDAVDWQAYFHERNRLIAALLHSPYPRGGRILRESLDTDFRHLFSMQYYPAALRLMALRDVLNGPAGLHESLPTMLPKLLALRHGYSDALINAKPGTLPFKRAGLKLPKPVRKMRGSYPPRWGPWTLKAVAKQTVQPSRTQPAREAAVSHDDSKWWVLSQLDGAVVTNAEGTGAARYRRDPRQVRRMLAETTALKLQLYREWARLRSAYRAALPDVTSLESWERTFTASTRGD from the coding sequence ATGAGCAAGGGCACGCTCGACGAGCTTGGCGGGCAGGTACCGCAGAACGGGCAGGCACCCCGGAACGGACCCGCACCCCAGGACGAGCATGCGCCGGCCGGCAACGGCGTGCCGCTTCGGGTCCTGCAGCGGGTTGTCCTGCCTCTGGACAACGAGCTCGAGACCCTGCCTTTGTACATCGACCGGGATACGGGCCCCGGCGCGCCGGCCGTTGCAGCAGGAAACTCCGAGCAGGCGGGCACAGGCGGCGGGTTCCGTCCAGACGACATCCTCAGCCGCTCCTCGGCCCGCGTCCGGCCCGGGTTGCGGGTCTCCTTCGGCTCCTACTTCAACGGCTTCCCGGGCGGTTACTGGAGGCGGTGGACAACGGTTGAAACCGTGCTCCTGCGGGTCCGGACCACTGGGTCCGGCTCCGTGATGGTCTACCGGTCCACTGCCCTGGGCTCTGCCCAACGGGTGGCAGTCCGTAAGGTCTCAGCCAACGGTGAAGCCATTTTCAGGCTTCCGCTTGCCGCCTTTGGTGACGGTGGGTGGTATTGGTTCGACCTGCTGTCCGGGTCCGGCGGCATGACCCTGGCGTCGGCGGACTGGTGCACCGAGAACGCAGCCCCTGCACGGAAGGCGACACTCGGCATCACGACCTTCAACCGCCCTGACTACTGCTTGGCAACCATGTCCGCCATCGCCGGTGATCCGGGCATCAGGCCGATCCTCCATGAGCTGGTGGTGGTGGACCAAGGCAGCCGCAAGGTCCAGGACGAGGCAGGCTATGAAGCAGTGGCTGCTTCGCTCGGTCAGCAGCTTCGTGTTGTGAACCAAGACAATTTGGGCGGCTCCGGCGGTTTCGCCAGGATTATGAGCGAGACCGTACGCTCACCCGAGTCGGCCTACGCACTGCTCCTGGACGACGACATCGTGCTTGAACCGGAAGGAGTGCTTCGTGCCGTGGCCTTCGCGGATCTATGCCGCAGCCCGGCCATTATCGGCGGGCATATGTTTGATATGTACAACAAGTCCGTCCTTAACGCCTTCGCGGAAATGGTGAATCCGTACCGGTTCTTCTGGGGCCCGGAAAAGGGCCTGGCGGCGCACGACTTCGCGGTCTCCGGTTTGCGTTCCTCCAGTGCGCTGCACCGCCGGTGGGACGCCGACTACAACGGCTGGTGGATGTGCCTGATCCCATCGGAAGTCATCCGTGCCGCCGGGTTGCCCCTGCCTGTCTTCATCAAGTGGGACGACGCCGAGTATTCGCTGCGGGCCCGCGACCTCGGCTTCCCCACCGTGTCTTTGCCGGGCGCTGCGGTATGGCACGTCCCCTGGGCGGACAAGGACGACGCCGTCGACTGGCAGGCATACTTCCACGAACGCAACCGGCTCATTGCGGCGCTCCTGCACTCGCCCTACCCACGGGGCGGGCGGATCCTGCGCGAAAGCCTCGATACCGACTTCCGCCACCTCTTCTCCATGCAGTATTACCCGGCAGCCTTGCGCCTCATGGCCCTGCGGGACGTTCTGAACGGTCCGGCCGGGCTGCACGAGTCCCTTCCGACAATGCTTCCCAAGCTGCTGGCCCTGCGGCACGGATATTCCGATGCCCTCATCAACGCAAAGCCCGGCACCCTTCCCTTCAAGCGGGCAGGACTGAAGCTGCCCAAACCGGTGCGGAAGATGCGTGGCAGCTATCCTCCCCGGTGGGGACCGTGGACCCTGAAGGCGGTGGCGAAGCAGACCGTGCAGCCGTCCCGGACCCAACCTGCACGGGAAGCAGCAGTCAGCCACGACGACAGCAAGTGGTGGGTCCTGTCCCAGCTGGACGGAGCCGTCGTCACCAACGCCGAGGGCACGGGGGCCGCCCGCTACCGGCGTGATCCACGCCAGGTCCGCAGGATGCTCGCCGAAACGACGGCCCTCAAGCTCCAGCTGTACCGCGAATGGGCACGGTTGCGCTCCGCCTACCGTGCAGCGTTGCCGGACGTCACTTCGTTGGAGTCATGGGAGCGGACCTTCACGGCCAGCACCCGCGGGGACTGA
- a CDS encoding 3-ketosteroid-delta-1-dehydrogenase, whose protein sequence is MPKSAPVRTATAQDTTVDLLVIGSGTGMAAALAAAELGSSVLIAEKTAYVGGSTARSGGAFWIPDNPILREAGAPDSPARAAAYVDAVVGDTSPRERWQSFLDNGTDTVDMLRRTTPMRFMWDKEYSDYQPEQPGGSAIGRSCECIPFDANRLGTERARLRGGTMEAPLPMPITGKDYRWLNLLAKVPAKGFPTAVRRAVQGIGGLALKRDYVAGGQALAAGLFAGVLKAGIPVWTETSLVRLISDGGRVTGAVLEQDGTEVTVTARQGVVLAAGGFDHDMALRHKHQSPALEGWSFGAEGNTGDAIKAGVDAGAGTALLDQAWWFPAVAPLPGAAPSVMLAERSLPGSFIVDDAGKRFVNEAENYMSFGQHVLEREKQGDPVGTMWMIFDQEYRNSYLLAGALYPRSPLPAAWYEAGIAAKAGSLAELARSIGVPEDTFTATAARFNEVAAAGVDEDFHRGSSAYDRYYGDPTIRPNPNLRPLSGKTFYAVKMVLSDLGTCGGLTADARGRVLREDGTVLEGLYAIGNTAANVFGKSYPGAGATIGQGLVYGYIAARDAAGKGAPAAAAGSAERPAGH, encoded by the coding sequence ATGCCCAAATCCGCACCCGTCCGCACCGCAACGGCACAGGACACCACGGTGGACCTGCTGGTGATCGGCTCCGGCACCGGTATGGCCGCTGCACTGGCCGCCGCCGAACTGGGGTCCTCCGTCCTGATCGCAGAGAAGACCGCCTACGTGGGCGGCTCGACGGCACGGTCCGGCGGTGCGTTCTGGATTCCGGACAACCCGATCCTGCGCGAAGCCGGTGCCCCCGATTCCCCCGCCCGCGCGGCCGCCTATGTGGACGCCGTCGTCGGCGACACCTCCCCGCGGGAACGCTGGCAGTCTTTCCTCGACAACGGCACGGACACCGTGGACATGCTGCGCCGGACCACCCCCATGCGCTTTATGTGGGACAAGGAGTACTCCGACTACCAGCCCGAGCAGCCGGGCGGCTCCGCCATCGGCCGCAGCTGTGAATGTATTCCCTTCGACGCCAACCGGCTGGGGACCGAACGCGCCCGGCTCCGCGGCGGCACCATGGAGGCACCCCTGCCCATGCCCATCACGGGCAAGGACTACCGCTGGCTGAACCTGCTCGCCAAGGTCCCGGCCAAGGGCTTCCCGACCGCAGTGAGGCGAGCGGTGCAGGGAATCGGCGGACTGGCACTGAAACGGGACTATGTCGCCGGCGGGCAGGCCCTCGCTGCCGGGCTGTTTGCCGGAGTGCTGAAGGCGGGCATCCCGGTCTGGACGGAAACATCCCTGGTTCGGCTGATTTCCGACGGCGGCCGGGTCACCGGTGCCGTCCTGGAGCAGGACGGCACGGAGGTGACGGTGACGGCACGCCAGGGCGTGGTGCTCGCCGCCGGCGGCTTTGACCACGACATGGCCCTGCGGCACAAGCACCAGTCCCCAGCCCTTGAAGGGTGGAGCTTCGGCGCCGAAGGCAATACCGGTGACGCCATCAAGGCCGGTGTGGACGCCGGCGCCGGCACCGCACTCCTGGACCAGGCCTGGTGGTTCCCCGCCGTCGCGCCGCTGCCCGGGGCCGCACCGTCGGTGATGCTGGCGGAGCGTTCCCTGCCGGGCTCGTTTATTGTGGACGACGCCGGCAAGCGGTTCGTGAACGAGGCGGAGAACTACATGTCCTTCGGCCAGCATGTGCTGGAGCGGGAGAAGCAGGGCGACCCGGTGGGCACCATGTGGATGATCTTTGACCAGGAATACCGCAACAGCTATCTGCTGGCCGGCGCGCTGTACCCCCGCTCGCCGCTGCCCGCAGCATGGTACGAGGCGGGCATCGCCGCGAAGGCCGGCAGCCTGGCCGAGCTCGCCCGGAGCATCGGGGTGCCCGAAGACACGTTCACGGCCACGGCGGCCCGCTTCAATGAAGTCGCCGCAGCCGGCGTGGACGAGGACTTCCACCGCGGCTCCAGCGCCTACGACCGCTACTACGGCGACCCGACCATCCGGCCCAACCCGAACCTGCGCCCCCTGAGCGGCAAGACCTTTTACGCCGTCAAGATGGTGCTCTCGGATCTGGGTACCTGCGGCGGCCTGACCGCGGATGCCCGCGGGCGGGTCCTGCGCGAGGACGGCACCGTGTTGGAGGGGCTGTACGCCATCGGCAACACGGCAGCGAACGTCTTCGGCAAGAGCTACCCCGGGGCAGGCGCCACCATCGGCCAAGGCCTGGTGTACGGCTACATTGCGGCACGGGACGCCGCCGGCAAGGGCGCCCCGGCTGCCGCTGCCGGCTCGGCGGAGCGGCCCGCCGGACACTAA
- a CDS encoding PGPGW domain-containing protein, with protein sequence MTRTERIPAWLRRTGIEVAGWTLVVLGLAALVLPGPGLLMIVAGLAVLSLRYAWAHRWLNPVRVRAFRAAAQGVQTWPRIAGTVCGALAVTAAGVLWGIWRQAPKWWPLQDTWWLPGGWATGVTMIVSGCLGLALIGYSYVRFHGPDKPGPKDIH encoded by the coding sequence ATGACGCGCACTGAACGGATACCGGCATGGCTGCGCCGTACGGGCATTGAGGTGGCGGGCTGGACGCTGGTTGTCCTGGGCCTGGCGGCCCTGGTGCTCCCCGGGCCCGGCTTGCTGATGATAGTTGCCGGTCTTGCGGTGTTGTCCCTGCGCTACGCCTGGGCCCACCGCTGGCTGAACCCCGTCCGGGTGCGTGCCTTTCGTGCTGCCGCTCAGGGGGTGCAGACCTGGCCGCGGATCGCCGGAACAGTCTGCGGTGCCTTGGCCGTGACGGCAGCCGGGGTGCTGTGGGGTATCTGGCGGCAGGCACCGAAGTGGTGGCCGCTGCAGGATACCTGGTGGCTGCCCGGCGGATGGGCCACAGGCGTCACCATGATTGTTTCCGGCTGCCTGGGACTGGCCCTGATCGGGTACAGCTATGTGCGGTTCCATGGGCCGGACAAGCCGGGGCCGAAGGACATACACTGA
- a CDS encoding GNAT family N-acetyltransferase, whose product MNTILRAARISTPRLQLEPLTANHAAEMVPVLAGTNLYRYIGGEAPTRGELTGRYAAQSVGASPDGREAWLNWIIREEGAAVGFVQATVAVGGPCPTAYLAWVVGEPFQGRGIATEAARAVLDWLQRCSGGPVAAFIHPQNQASAAVACKLGLIASGELDEDGEERWDLPGHGTGKSAAAQ is encoded by the coding sequence GTGAACACCATCCTCCGTGCCGCCCGCATCAGCACACCCCGCCTGCAGTTGGAGCCCTTGACCGCTAACCATGCGGCGGAGATGGTCCCGGTGCTTGCCGGTACCAACCTCTACCGGTACATCGGCGGGGAGGCGCCCACCCGCGGGGAACTGACCGGCCGGTATGCCGCACAATCCGTCGGTGCCTCGCCGGATGGGCGGGAGGCATGGCTGAACTGGATCATCCGGGAGGAAGGCGCGGCCGTCGGATTCGTGCAGGCCACCGTGGCTGTGGGCGGGCCGTGCCCGACGGCGTACCTGGCGTGGGTAGTGGGCGAACCGTTCCAGGGCCGCGGCATCGCCACTGAAGCCGCCCGGGCAGTGCTGGATTGGCTGCAGCGGTGCTCCGGCGGCCCGGTTGCCGCGTTCATCCATCCGCAGAACCAGGCCTCCGCCGCCGTCGCCTGCAAACTGGGATTGATCGCCAGCGGGGAGCTGGACGAGGACGGCGAGGAGCGTTGGGACCTGCCCGGGCACGGCACAGGGAAAAGCGCCGCCGCCCAATAA
- a CDS encoding immune inhibitor A domain-containing protein: MTIEKSFARKAAVLIASGALLLVPGTAAAVAASSVLPAAPESSGAFGAPGADGTAAKADDRSDPVADERRALNQQAIEKVVRGEAPVRQQGGSQSVQVAPGQWAEYGLEDSDQILSFLIDFGSQVDTRFPASATGPQHNGIPQPNRSVDNSTYWLPDFSREHYQNMFFDPAGESLKTLYEEMSSGRYTVDGDVSDWVTVPYNSASYGETESQEDMTRFVQDAADAWYESQIAAGKSPADVDAYLAGFDQWDRYDYNNNGNFDEPDGYIDHFQAIHAGEGEEAGAATSAIWSHRWSVGQAGYGIDGPATNPFGGIRIGDSKVWIRDYTTEPENGGLGVFAHEYGHDLGLPDLYDTAGGDNGTGFWTLMSSGSWLGRGTDSIGTTPNHMGAWEKLQLGWLDYDVASAGQKSTHMLGASYHATKKQQALVVTLPRDAQGNGRYYIAENRQYAGYDSTLQTGPYNFGWALSSPDKVEHFPYQNGLLVTYWNAGQRNNNTSQHPGAGLVLPVDARATALRWTDGTVARNRIQSFDATFGKEATDPILLHRETAAGMTTLQVPSRPGVAVFDDSNPNAYYDPANPQGSVVVAGTGTKITVVQSNPKGMMTVKVN; encoded by the coding sequence TTGACAATCGAAAAAAGTTTTGCGCGGAAGGCTGCGGTGCTGATTGCCAGCGGCGCCCTTCTGCTTGTGCCGGGAACAGCGGCCGCAGTTGCAGCTTCGTCCGTCCTGCCCGCAGCTCCGGAAAGCAGCGGCGCTTTCGGAGCTCCGGGCGCTGACGGCACCGCCGCCAAGGCAGATGACCGCTCGGATCCGGTGGCGGACGAGCGGCGTGCGCTCAACCAGCAGGCAATTGAAAAAGTGGTCCGCGGCGAAGCGCCCGTCCGGCAGCAGGGCGGATCACAGTCGGTCCAGGTGGCGCCGGGCCAGTGGGCGGAGTACGGGCTGGAGGACAGCGACCAGATCCTGTCTTTCCTCATTGACTTTGGCAGCCAGGTGGACACCCGCTTCCCCGCCTCCGCGACGGGCCCGCAGCACAACGGGATTCCGCAGCCGAACCGCAGTGTGGACAACTCGACCTATTGGCTGCCGGATTTCAGCCGTGAGCACTACCAGAACATGTTCTTCGATCCGGCGGGCGAGTCCTTGAAGACGCTGTACGAGGAGATGTCCAGCGGCCGTTACACCGTTGACGGTGACGTCAGCGACTGGGTTACGGTGCCGTACAACTCGGCCAGCTACGGCGAGACCGAGAGCCAGGAGGACATGACCCGGTTCGTGCAGGACGCTGCCGACGCCTGGTACGAATCCCAGATCGCCGCCGGAAAATCTCCTGCCGACGTTGATGCCTACCTGGCCGGTTTCGACCAGTGGGACCGGTACGACTACAACAACAACGGCAACTTTGATGAGCCGGACGGCTACATCGACCACTTCCAGGCCATCCACGCAGGCGAGGGCGAGGAGGCCGGAGCAGCGACGTCGGCCATCTGGTCACACCGCTGGTCCGTAGGCCAGGCAGGCTACGGCATTGACGGCCCGGCGACCAACCCCTTCGGAGGCATCCGGATCGGTGATTCCAAGGTCTGGATCCGCGACTACACCACCGAACCGGAAAACGGCGGACTGGGTGTGTTCGCACACGAGTACGGCCACGATCTGGGCCTGCCCGACCTCTACGACACTGCCGGCGGCGACAACGGCACCGGTTTCTGGACGCTGATGAGTTCCGGTTCCTGGCTGGGCCGCGGCACGGATTCCATCGGCACCACCCCCAACCACATGGGTGCCTGGGAAAAGCTGCAGCTGGGCTGGCTGGACTACGATGTTGCCAGCGCGGGGCAAAAGTCCACGCACATGCTGGGCGCGTCGTACCACGCCACCAAGAAACAGCAGGCGCTGGTGGTCACCCTGCCTCGGGATGCCCAGGGTAACGGCCGCTACTACATTGCCGAAAACCGCCAGTACGCCGGATACGACTCCACCCTGCAGACCGGCCCGTACAACTTCGGCTGGGCACTGAGCTCACCGGATAAGGTGGAACACTTCCCGTACCAGAACGGGCTGCTGGTCACCTACTGGAACGCCGGACAGCGCAACAACAACACCAGCCAGCACCCCGGTGCCGGACTGGTCCTGCCGGTGGACGCCCGCGCCACGGCCCTGCGCTGGACAGACGGCACGGTGGCACGGAACCGCATTCAGAGCTTTGACGCCACGTTCGGCAAGGAAGCAACGGATCCGATCCTGCTGCACCGCGAGACGGCGGCCGGCATGACCACCCTGCAGGTTCCGTCCCGGCCCGGTGTTGCCGTCTTCGATGACAGCAATCCCAATGCCTACTACGACCCCGCCAATCCGCAGGGCAGCGTGGTGGTTGCCGGAACCGGAACCAAGATCACCGTGGTCCAAAGCAACCCCAAGGGCATGATGACCGTCAAGGTCAACTAG
- a CDS encoding 5'-nucleotidase C-terminal domain-containing protein has protein sequence MTPAAAAPPDHAGKDQLARVTVLGTSDLHGNIENWDYFQDAEYDDAAHNDVGLAKISTLVDSVRTDRGRESTLLIDAGDTIQGTSLADYFANTAPITETGEIHPMAAAMNAMDYDAAALGNHEFNYGLSMLRGFESQLAFPLLGANAVDPATGAPAFTPYIIKTVKTKGNKPVKVGILGLTNPGVAIWDKNNVEGQLEFPGIVEQAQKYVPEMKARGADVVVVSSHSGTSGLSSYGDELPLENASTELAETVPDIDAVLVGHAHQEIPERFVTNKATGEQVLLTEPLNWGMRLSVMDFELTKVRGKWDVTSASSSLLNANTAEADPEVSKLVAEQHRRVIDYVNTPIGTATQSMPAAESRYRDTAVMDFVNSVQAQAVDRALDGGPNADLPVLSVAAPFSRTAEIPAGPVTIRDIAGLYVFPNTLFAVEMTGSQVKDYLEYSAKYFVQTPTGAAVDPATLTNANGTPDYNYDVMTGVNYDIDISRPVGERIVNLSFNGSPVDPAQRFAVATNNYRQSGGGNFPSISTAAVMVNQQTEIRQLLIDYVVAQGAVDPDVFAQDNWRLVRGGEPVFE, from the coding sequence ATGACCCCGGCAGCAGCAGCGCCGCCGGACCATGCGGGGAAGGACCAGTTGGCAAGAGTGACCGTCCTGGGCACCTCGGATCTGCACGGCAACATTGAAAACTGGGACTATTTCCAGGATGCCGAGTACGACGACGCCGCCCACAACGATGTGGGACTGGCCAAGATTTCCACCCTGGTGGACTCCGTACGCACTGACCGGGGCCGGGAATCCACCCTGCTGATTGATGCGGGCGACACGATCCAGGGCACCTCGCTGGCGGACTACTTCGCCAACACGGCCCCGATCACGGAGACAGGCGAGATCCACCCCATGGCTGCGGCCATGAACGCCATGGATTACGACGCCGCGGCGCTGGGCAACCACGAATTCAACTACGGTCTTTCCATGCTGCGCGGGTTTGAAAGCCAGCTGGCGTTTCCGCTGCTCGGCGCCAATGCGGTAGACCCGGCCACCGGCGCCCCGGCGTTCACCCCCTACATCATCAAAACGGTCAAGACCAAAGGAAACAAACCCGTGAAGGTGGGCATCCTGGGGCTCACAAACCCAGGGGTGGCAATTTGGGACAAGAACAATGTTGAGGGACAGCTCGAATTTCCCGGCATCGTTGAACAGGCCCAAAAATATGTGCCGGAAATGAAGGCACGCGGTGCTGACGTGGTAGTGGTCAGCTCGCACTCCGGAACGTCCGGTCTTTCCTCCTACGGGGACGAACTGCCGCTGGAAAACGCCTCAACCGAGCTTGCGGAAACGGTGCCGGACATTGATGCGGTGCTGGTAGGGCACGCGCACCAGGAAATCCCGGAACGCTTCGTCACCAACAAGGCCACTGGCGAGCAGGTGCTGCTCACAGAACCGCTGAACTGGGGAATGCGCCTGTCCGTTATGGACTTCGAACTGACCAAGGTGCGGGGCAAGTGGGACGTGACTTCGGCGTCGTCGTCCCTGCTGAACGCCAATACAGCGGAAGCGGATCCCGAGGTCTCCAAACTGGTGGCGGAGCAGCACCGGCGCGTCATCGACTACGTGAACACGCCCATCGGCACCGCCACGCAGTCGATGCCTGCAGCCGAATCGCGGTACCGCGACACGGCGGTGATGGACTTCGTGAACTCGGTCCAGGCGCAGGCCGTGGACCGGGCGCTCGACGGCGGGCCGAACGCGGACCTGCCGGTGCTGTCCGTGGCGGCACCCTTCAGCCGCACGGCCGAGATTCCCGCAGGGCCGGTCACCATCCGTGACATCGCCGGGCTCTACGTCTTCCCGAACACCCTCTTTGCCGTCGAAATGACCGGCAGCCAGGTTAAGGACTACCTGGAGTACTCCGCCAAGTACTTTGTGCAGACACCTACCGGCGCGGCGGTGGACCCCGCCACCCTGACCAATGCCAACGGGACCCCGGACTATAACTACGACGTCATGACCGGAGTCAATTACGACATCGATATCTCCCGTCCGGTGGGGGAGCGGATCGTGAACCTGAGCTTCAACGGGTCCCCGGTGGACCCTGCGCAGCGGTTCGCCGTGGCGACCAACAACTACCGCCAGTCCGGTGGAGGCAACTTCCCCTCCATCAGCACGGCTGCGGTGATGGTGAACCAGCAGACGGAAATCCGCCAGCTGCTCATTGACTATGTGGTGGCCCAGGGTGCTGTGGATCCTGACGTCTTTGCGCAGGACAACTGGCGGCTGGTGCGGGGCGGCGAGCCTGTATTTGAGTAG
- a CDS encoding DUF664 domain-containing protein — protein MDGCEQISGWNRPKLPENSKPWPASPTRWSEEDPDGEFRVSPQDSLAGIIADYEAACEQSREVMRRHGLEDRCRGGGGKQNVRWVLVHMIEETGRHCGHLDILRELLDGSTGD, from the coding sequence TTGGACGGATGCGAGCAGATCAGCGGGTGGAACCGCCCGAAACTGCCGGAGAATTCGAAACCCTGGCCGGCTTCCCCCACCCGATGGTCCGAGGAGGATCCCGACGGCGAGTTCCGGGTCAGTCCCCAGGACAGCCTGGCGGGGATTATCGCCGACTACGAAGCTGCCTGCGAGCAGTCGCGAGAGGTCATGCGCCGGCACGGGCTTGAGGATCGCTGCCGGGGCGGCGGCGGCAAGCAGAATGTGCGTTGGGTGCTGGTGCACATGATCGAGGAGACCGGACGGCACTGTGGACACCTGGACATCCTGCGCGAGCTGCTTGACGGCTCCACCGGTGATTAG
- a CDS encoding GNAT family N-acetyltransferase, whose translation MPLLAPTPDSLQAGRFILRILTPSDWRLEQELSMDDDVIRWTLFPPNLSDDRARMRMTRVAEARGESLIARYSVHDGSDVLGTAGISCSADGTPELMYALLPAGRGRGAATAATRGLSEWALANGSSKVALRTIAGNTVSEAVAQRAGFRAVRRERQRQRDTMVDMRYWTRTR comes from the coding sequence ATGCCTCTTCTAGCGCCCACCCCGGATTCCCTGCAGGCGGGCAGGTTCATCCTTCGGATACTCACCCCTTCGGACTGGCGCCTGGAACAGGAGCTGTCCATGGACGACGATGTGATCCGCTGGACGCTGTTCCCGCCGAACCTCAGCGATGACCGAGCCAGAATGCGCATGACACGTGTTGCCGAAGCCCGTGGGGAAAGCCTGATTGCCCGTTATTCGGTGCACGATGGCAGTGATGTCCTGGGCACCGCAGGCATTTCCTGTTCCGCGGACGGCACCCCTGAACTGATGTACGCGCTGCTGCCTGCAGGCCGGGGGCGCGGCGCAGCAACGGCAGCCACCCGCGGATTGAGTGAGTGGGCACTTGCCAACGGGTCCTCCAAGGTAGCGCTGCGCACCATCGCCGGAAATACCGTCAGCGAAGCGGTGGCACAGCGCGCCGGGTTCCGGGCCGTCCGGCGGGAACGGCAGCGCCAGCGGGACACCATGGTGGACATGCGCTACTGGACGCGCACCCGCTAA
- a CDS encoding SRPBCC domain-containing protein, producing the protein MTDTSATIYRTRIACSPARVWDELTATGIPRHWMRGSVLNGSLAEGSTYVMNHDGEALFSGTVLTAEPPVRLALTFNPQWNERVAAEAPGVLEYTLEQAGAGCELTVRITGLYGASAVSVDHDTPGIYAGLKAMLESFPVA; encoded by the coding sequence ATGACCGATACCTCAGCCACGATTTACCGGACCCGCATCGCCTGCTCCCCCGCCCGCGTCTGGGATGAGCTGACGGCCACCGGTATCCCCCGGCACTGGATGCGGGGTTCGGTCCTGAACGGGTCCCTGGCTGAAGGCAGCACATACGTTATGAATCACGACGGCGAAGCCCTGTTTTCCGGGACCGTCCTGACGGCGGAACCGCCGGTGCGGCTGGCCCTGACCTTCAACCCGCAATGGAACGAACGAGTGGCGGCCGAGGCGCCGGGAGTACTCGAATACACGCTCGAGCAGGCTGGGGCCGGCTGTGAACTGACCGTCCGGATCACGGGGCTCTACGGTGCCTCCGCTGTGTCCGTGGACCATGACACACCGGGGATCTACGCCGGCCTAAAGGCAATGCTTGAATCATTTCCGGTAGCCTGA